In the bacterium SCSIO 12741 genome, GGTATCGAGGAGTTTACGGCCATCGTAAATCCACCGGATAGCTGTATTATGGCTGTAGGTGGAATTCGCGAAGTACCGGTTGTAAAAGACGGTCAAATCGTACCTGGAAACAGAATGAAAGTAACCCTTTCTTGCGACCACCGGGTTGTGGATGGTGCTACTGGTTCTGAGTTCTTGCTTTCCTTTAAGCAGTTCTTAGAGAATCCTGTGACTATGCTTGCCTAATTTGATGTAGGAAATAGCGATTCAATCGCTTCCATATAGAAAGAAGTCCACCTCGTGTGGACTTTTTTGTTTTCGGGCTCCCAGTCTACCCATCGATCATCAATCTCATTTTGCTGAATGACCTTAAACGAACAATCATTTTGGAACCATTTGCCCAAATAGAGCTGCTCGTCTTGTCCAGGAGTGGGCACCAAGATGGCGGGTTTCTGGTGCAGGGCCAGATCCATTATACTTGAGTAGCCGGAGCGGCAAATAATTTTTTGAGCACGATTCCAAAGTGGAGTCAGTTCCTTTTGGCTAAGACCTCTGGCAAGGGTTATGCGCAGCGGATGCTTAGCTTGAATTTTCAGCAAGGCTTGATAGAACAAGGATTGTTGTGGCTCAGGCCCAGATACAATACCCAGCCATTCAAGGTCTTTTTTGCCAGGCTTTACGGGAAGGTTAGAGAGTGGACCAATGTATTCAACCGGAAGAGATTCAGCTTTAGGGTGAGACAAATCACCACTTAAGTTTATTTCTGGATTCTCCACATCCGGAACCCAGATTCGATGGAAGGGTTTAAGGTAATTTTTGATCACTTTGTTAACCAGAAAGGAGGCAAATGGCGCAGCGATGTTTAATTGATGAGTGATCAATATGGAGGGAATCTTTGGGTGGTGACAGCCATATCGATTATCGGAAATGATGTAGTCAAAGCTTTCGGCCTCTATCCATTGCTCCACCACTTTTCGCTCTTGTTCTATAGTGGATTTAATTCCCGGACTGCTTTGGACCAATTGTAGTCGGGTAGCCATTGCCGATTTGCCGTATTTGATCGGGTAAGAGGGGAGTTCTCTTATTTCCAAACCCGGAAAGCTATCATGCAAATAACTTTTGGAGTCACCGTCACCTGCCAGGATTACTTGAGCCCCTCGTTCCGTAAGTGCCCGAATTAGCGGTGCACTTCGAGTCGCATGGCCCAATCCCCAGTTTAAAACGGTGAATAAGATTTTCATTCCTTCAAATATACTTTAGAAGAATAGGTAGGGGCTATGGCTGTTGTAAAACCTACTCGTTCAATTTTCGAAAAGCAACCTTCAACCATGTGACTGGTAATCTTAAATTTGTAATTCGATGAAGGCAATTGTTACTGGAGCAACCAAAGGAATCGGCCGTGCAATCACCCTGGCCTTAGCTG is a window encoding:
- a CDS encoding glycosyltransferase; translation: MKILFTVLNWGLGHATRSAPLIRALTERGAQVILAGDGDSKSYLHDSFPGLEIRELPSYPIKYGKSAMATRLQLVQSSPGIKSTIEQERKVVEQWIEAESFDYIISDNRYGCHHPKIPSILITHQLNIAAPFASFLVNKVIKNYLKPFHRIWVPDVENPEINLSGDLSHPKAESLPVEYIGPLSNLPVKPGKKDLEWLGIVSGPEPQQSLFYQALLKIQAKHPLRITLARGLSQKELTPLWNRAQKIICRSGYSSIMDLALHQKPAILVPTPGQDEQLYLGKWFQNDCSFKVIQQNEIDDRWVDWEPENKKVHTRWTSFYMEAIESLFPTSN